One window from the genome of Bartonella sp. WD16.2 encodes:
- a CDS encoding methylated-DNA--[protein]-cysteine S-methyltransferase, with amino-acid sequence MIELKNKNSQDAVVVILKETSIGVLLIAKSRKGICNIALGDTAAQLLQELKMCFTNVQSNIDDNILNREIAHIIAMVETPKLVERHDLQLDIKGTAFQQKVWSALFEVRCGETISYKELAQHIGMPKAVRAVANACAHNKLALAIPCHRVIYKNGAIAGYRWGIQRKQTLLHREQQERFV; translated from the coding sequence AGACATCAATAGGGGTACTCTTAATTGCAAAATCTCGCAAAGGTATTTGTAATATAGCTTTAGGCGATACTGCTGCGCAGTTATTACAGGAATTGAAAATGTGCTTTACCAATGTGCAATCCAATATTGATGATAATATATTAAATAGAGAAATTGCGCATATTATAGCAATGGTGGAAACTCCTAAATTGGTAGAACGTCACGATCTACAATTAGATATTAAAGGTACAGCTTTTCAACAAAAAGTATGGAGTGCATTATTTGAAGTGCGATGTGGGGAAACAATTTCTTATAAAGAATTAGCACAGCATATCGGCATGCCGAAGGCTGTTCGTGCGGTTGCAAATGCGTGTGCACATAATAAGTTGGCATTAGCCATTCCTTGCCATCGTGTGATATATAAAAATGGTGCTATTGCAGGTTATCGTTGGGGTATTCAACGAAAACAAACTTTACTTCATCGAGAACAGCAAGAACGTTTTGTTTAA
- the pepN gene encoding aminopeptidase N, whose protein sequence is MKQPTIPTYHLEDYQPTPYAIPKTQLDFCLEPTKTRVTATLSIEPRKNTKKLTPLVLSGDELTLISVAINGEKLTENSYKNTPSYLEITTPPTSPFTLQLVTELNPENNRKLMGLYLSNGVYCTQCEAEGFRRITYFYDRPDVLSIYTVRIEADSHTIPILLSNGNLVETGTLDNNRHFSIWKDPYPKPSYLFALVGGDLDELEDHFTTVSGRRVKLGIYVEKGKTKRAIYAMDALKRSMRWDEQCFGREYDLDVFNIVAVSDFNMGAMENKGLNIFNDKYVLADHETATDHDYKNVERVIAHEYFHNWTGNRITCRDWFQLCLKEGLTVYRDQEFSADQNVRSLQRIENIKTLKATQFSEDAGPLAHPVRPRQYSQINNFYTTTIYEKGAEVVRMVHTILGPTLFRKGMDLYFQRHDGQACIIEDFIACFAEVSGRDFSQFMLWYEQAGTPNVKIDSHYNDGILTIHAKQHIPVTPQQNEKKPMFIPIAFGLLGHKGEALTYESDANIQADVMMLSQETQTFTLKGLREKPVLSLLRNFSAPITLQTPFNEDELIFLAKNDSNQINRWQSLNHLITQALIQVIKDKTLEKSGMPSNLLELIEIIVKDENLEPEFRAFCLSLPSEIELARTLAENVDPDRIHNVHNQFLASIAHTHQKLLTKIYTQMEIKEPYSPNTAQIGKRALRNIILDYLSIAENKPDRTATQYTMADNMTDRMASITILVQRFNESKQAQDALNDFENRYRHDPLVMDKWFSIQAMVAGEATLNQVQKLMKHPLFSQDNPNRVRALIGAFAAGNQTGFNRVDGAAYHFLCQIILEIDKKNPQLSSRLLTIMRSWRQWEPIRQQKLETALKTIAAAPELSSDVADIINRMLS, encoded by the coding sequence ATGAAACAACCAACTATTCCCACTTATCATTTGGAAGACTATCAGCCCACACCTTATGCTATACCCAAAACACAGCTTGATTTTTGCTTGGAACCAACAAAAACCCGTGTTACAGCAACATTATCGATTGAGCCTCGTAAAAATACAAAAAAATTAACACCTTTGGTACTTTCTGGTGACGAACTTACATTAATTTCTGTTGCTATAAATGGTGAAAAATTAACTGAAAATTCTTACAAAAACACCCCTTCATATCTGGAAATTACAACTCCACCTACTTCTCCTTTCACATTGCAATTGGTTACAGAATTAAACCCTGAAAATAACCGTAAACTCATGGGCCTTTACCTTTCAAACGGTGTTTATTGCACACAGTGTGAAGCGGAAGGTTTTCGCCGTATTACCTATTTTTATGACCGCCCAGATGTTCTTTCCATTTATACAGTAAGAATTGAAGCAGATTCTCACACAATTCCTATCTTGCTTTCTAATGGTAATCTTGTTGAAACAGGAACCCTTGATAACAACCGCCACTTTTCTATTTGGAAAGACCCTTATCCGAAACCATCCTACCTCTTTGCTCTAGTTGGTGGAGATCTTGATGAGTTAGAAGATCATTTTACCACCGTATCTGGGCGGCGTGTCAAACTTGGCATCTATGTAGAAAAAGGAAAAACAAAACGAGCAATCTATGCGATGGACGCACTAAAGCGCTCTATGCGTTGGGATGAACAGTGTTTTGGACGCGAATATGATCTTGATGTTTTCAATATTGTTGCTGTCTCAGATTTCAATATGGGTGCAATGGAAAACAAAGGATTAAATATTTTTAATGATAAATATGTTCTTGCAGATCATGAAACAGCAACTGACCATGATTACAAAAATGTTGAACGTGTTATTGCACATGAATATTTCCACAACTGGACCGGAAACCGTATCACATGTCGTGATTGGTTCCAGCTCTGTTTAAAAGAAGGATTAACTGTTTATCGTGATCAAGAATTTTCTGCAGACCAAAATGTACGCAGTCTACAGCGAATTGAAAACATAAAAACTCTGAAAGCTACACAATTTTCTGAAGATGCTGGTCCACTAGCTCACCCTGTACGACCTCGTCAATATAGTCAAATCAACAATTTTTATACTACAACTATCTATGAAAAAGGAGCGGAAGTAGTCCGCATGGTGCATACTATTTTAGGCCCTACTCTGTTTCGTAAAGGTATGGATCTCTATTTTCAACGCCATGATGGACAAGCATGCATCATTGAGGATTTTATCGCTTGTTTTGCTGAAGTCTCTGGTAGAGATTTTTCACAATTTATGTTGTGGTATGAACAAGCTGGTACGCCCAATGTGAAAATCGATAGTCATTATAATGATGGCATTTTAACAATTCATGCGAAGCAACATATTCCAGTAACACCACAACAAAATGAAAAAAAACCTATGTTCATTCCTATCGCCTTTGGCTTACTGGGGCATAAAGGAGAAGCGTTAACTTATGAATCTGATGCAAATATTCAAGCAGATGTTATGATGCTGTCTCAGGAAACTCAGACCTTTACATTAAAAGGATTGCGTGAAAAGCCTGTTTTATCACTTCTCAGAAATTTTTCTGCCCCTATCACTTTACAAACCCCATTCAATGAAGACGAACTGATTTTTCTTGCTAAAAATGATAGTAATCAAATTAATCGCTGGCAATCACTCAACCACTTGATAACGCAAGCCCTTATTCAAGTGATTAAAGATAAAACGCTAGAAAAGAGTGGCATGCCCTCTAATTTGTTAGAACTCATCGAAATTATCGTTAAAGATGAAAATCTTGAACCTGAATTTCGTGCATTTTGCTTAAGCTTACCTAGCGAAATTGAACTTGCACGCACACTCGCTGAAAATGTCGATCCAGATCGTATTCATAACGTGCATAATCAATTTCTAGCTTCTATCGCACATACTCATCAAAAACTCTTAACAAAAATCTATACGCAGATGGAGATAAAAGAGCCCTACTCACCAAACACTGCACAAATTGGAAAACGAGCATTACGCAATATTATATTAGACTATCTTTCTATTGCAGAAAACAAACCAGACCGTACTGCCACACAATATACAATGGCTGATAACATGACTGACCGCATGGCCAGTATAACGATTTTAGTGCAACGCTTTAATGAAAGTAAACAAGCACAAGACGCCTTAAATGATTTTGAAAACCGGTATCGTCATGATCCTTTGGTTATGGATAAATGGTTTTCTATTCAAGCGATGGTTGCTGGAGAGGCAACACTTAATCAGGTTCAAAAACTCATGAAACATCCGCTCTTTTCACAGGATAATCCCAATCGAGTTCGTGCCCTGATTGGTGCCTTTGCAGCGGGAAACCAAACAGGTTTCAATAGAGTTGATGGAGCAGCTTATCATTTCCTTTGCCAAATCATTTTAGAAATTGACAAAAAGAATCCACAACTTTCTTCGAGATTATTAACAATTATGCGCTCTTGGCGACAATGGGAACCCATTCGACAACAAAAACTTGAAACTGCATTAAAAACAATTGCAGCCGCACCTGAATTGTCAAGTGATGTAGCAGATATCATTAACCGTATGCTCAGTTAA
- the thiS gene encoding sulfur carrier protein ThiS produces MQIFVNGQMLQTEVTYLNLLLEELGYEGNWLATAVNSEVVPADSRNQFVLHEGDRIEILSPMQGG; encoded by the coding sequence ATGCAAATATTTGTCAATGGTCAAATGCTCCAAACAGAAGTAACTTATCTCAATTTACTTCTTGAAGAATTAGGTTATGAAGGAAATTGGCTAGCAACTGCTGTAAATTCTGAAGTTGTTCCTGCAGATTCACGAAATCAATTTGTTTTGCATGAAGGAGATAGAATTGAAATTCTAAGTCCAATGCAAGGAGGTTGA
- a CDS encoding PAS domain-containing sensor histidine kinase yields MEKLDVYNAPTGIYSDSKPSVQNRKAQEAYIDLLSGSIYKKLLSIEPWLRRSIPFIIILFLIVLATVRFVSIYDLRHTIDKDTRSTMNLLAAHIINTIDRDLSTITKQGKATGLSYSHLEDVLVDLRNQNLANTNTIIAIVDQNETVLASSSLEIILGKPLKNFISENTALESLRQHTGATQIKIGTEPALALLSQTKNSQYSVFISEKTHDIYMEWRKIFSLNMTLFIGTTGIILALLYAYYNQVLRTHNMDLVSEKNQNRIDMAMMRGRCGLWDWNMASGRVYWSRAMYEMLGYVPQDALLSISQITAIINPTDTNFFDLAQKLMNGEKKHIDINIPMRHADGHYIWMRFRAEVTEGEEPHLVGISFDISEQRQLAEQTAQADLRIRDAIENISESFVLWDSEGRLVMSNSKFCEYAAIPKQMLQSGIQRATVEAMARPAISEYLLKEDGAGNLTSIRQTADGFWLKINERRTQDGGLVCTGTDISELKQQQEKFKNSEKSLFSFIQELKRARGNAQQRATEVEKLNKSLQAEKERAESANKAKSEFLANISHELRTPLNAILGFSDIMLQSTFGPLGSQRYKEYMRDIHNSGTHLLTLINDILDMSKIEAGRFTLDCKNIDLGPIISEAVRTLTPQAQEKKVSVTENIAPELHAEVDCRAIRQIFLNLISNAVKFTPSGGNIDVCAFQKENNLIFKIKDTGVGIPPAAIKKLGQPFEQVENQFTKTHTGSGLGLAISRSLVKLHKGKLEITSEEEKGTTVTITMPIQQN; encoded by the coding sequence ATGGAGAAATTGGACGTATATAATGCGCCCACAGGAATATATTCCGATTCAAAACCGAGCGTTCAAAATCGCAAGGCACAGGAAGCGTATATTGATTTGCTTTCTGGTTCAATTTATAAAAAACTTTTATCGATTGAACCTTGGCTACGTCGGTCTATCCCATTCATCATCATTCTTTTCCTCATTGTGTTAGCAACAGTCCGCTTTGTTTCAATTTATGATTTACGCCATACAATTGATAAAGATACGCGCTCTACAATGAATCTATTAGCTGCTCACATCATAAATACGATTGATCGTGACTTATCTACCATTACTAAACAAGGAAAAGCTACTGGTCTTTCCTATAGTCATTTAGAAGATGTTCTTGTCGATCTGCGTAACCAAAACCTTGCCAATACCAATACTATAATCGCTATAGTCGATCAAAATGAAACCGTTTTAGCTTCATCTAGTTTAGAGATAATCTTAGGAAAACCTTTAAAAAATTTCATCTCTGAAAATACCGCTTTAGAGTCTCTTAGACAGCACACTGGTGCTACACAAATCAAAATAGGAACAGAACCTGCACTAGCTTTACTCAGCCAAACAAAAAACAGCCAATATAGCGTATTTATAAGTGAGAAAACGCACGATATCTATATGGAATGGCGTAAAATCTTTTCATTAAATATGACCTTATTCATAGGAACTACCGGTATTATACTGGCTCTTCTTTATGCGTATTACAACCAAGTTTTACGCACACATAATATGGATCTTGTTTCAGAAAAAAATCAAAACCGTATTGATATGGCAATGATGCGTGGACGTTGTGGGTTGTGGGATTGGAATATGGCAAGCGGGCGAGTATATTGGTCACGAGCTATGTACGAAATGCTTGGTTATGTGCCTCAAGATGCATTGCTGTCGATTTCTCAAATTACTGCCATTATCAACCCAACTGATACTAATTTTTTTGATCTCGCTCAGAAATTAATGAATGGTGAAAAAAAACACATCGATATTAATATTCCCATGCGTCATGCTGATGGTCATTATATATGGATGCGCTTTCGTGCCGAAGTTACCGAAGGAGAAGAGCCTCATTTAGTTGGCATTTCCTTTGATATTAGCGAACAACGTCAACTGGCTGAACAAACAGCACAAGCTGATCTTCGTATTCGCGATGCTATTGAAAATATTTCAGAATCTTTTGTATTATGGGACTCTGAAGGACGTTTAGTTATGTCCAATAGCAAATTTTGCGAATATGCAGCTATCCCCAAACAAATGTTGCAATCAGGTATTCAACGTGCAACTGTCGAAGCTATGGCACGTCCTGCTATTAGTGAATATCTCCTTAAAGAAGATGGAGCTGGTAACCTAACCAGTATTCGTCAAACTGCAGATGGGTTCTGGCTCAAAATTAATGAACGACGTACACAAGACGGAGGGCTTGTTTGCACTGGCACTGATATTTCCGAACTTAAACAACAACAAGAAAAATTTAAAAACAGCGAAAAGAGTCTTTTTTCCTTCATTCAAGAACTCAAGCGTGCACGAGGAAATGCCCAGCAACGTGCAACAGAGGTTGAAAAACTTAACAAAAGTCTGCAAGCAGAAAAAGAACGAGCTGAAAGTGCTAATAAAGCTAAATCAGAATTTTTAGCCAATATATCCCATGAATTACGCACCCCTCTTAACGCTATTCTTGGTTTTTCAGATATCATGTTGCAATCCACCTTTGGCCCTCTTGGCTCACAGCGCTACAAAGAATATATGCGTGATATCCACAATTCAGGAACTCATCTTCTAACTCTCATCAATGATATCCTTGATATGTCAAAAATCGAAGCGGGAAGATTTACTCTTGATTGTAAAAATATTGATCTTGGACCAATTATCAGTGAAGCAGTTCGAACACTTACCCCACAAGCACAAGAAAAAAAGGTTTCCGTTACAGAGAATATTGCACCAGAGCTTCATGCTGAAGTTGATTGCCGTGCCATAAGACAGATTTTCCTTAATCTCATTTCTAATGCTGTTAAGTTTACGCCTTCTGGTGGCAATATTGATGTTTGTGCCTTTCAGAAAGAAAATAACCTTATCTTTAAAATAAAAGATACAGGAGTCGGTATTCCTCCAGCAGCAATTAAAAAACTTGGGCAACCCTTTGAACAAGTTGAAAATCAATTTACTAAAACTCATACCGGCTCAGGCCTTGGGCTAGCTATTTCCCGTTCTCTCGTTAAACTACACAAAGGAAAACTTGAAATCACTTCTGAAGAAGAAAAAGGTACAACTGTAACTATTACAATGCCAATTCAACAAAATTAA
- the thiC gene encoding phosphomethylpyrimidine synthase ThiC, whose product MQKNTPSVSCSPFPASRKIYQQSPLFTNVRVPLREISLTDGCDEKSLNVYDTSGPYTDKDTVIDITKGLPAISKPWLSERADTESYPARLVKPEDNGYTHDNNLTPAFEQKRPILRAKNGKTITQMAYARAGIITAEMEYVAIRENEGLTEPDQQKTALNEAFSASIPETYTAEFVRNEVACGRAIIPKNINHPECEPMIIGRNFRVKINANIGNSAITSSMAEEVEKMVWAIRWGADTVMDLSTGRNIHNIREWIIRNSPVPIGTVPIYQALEKVHGIAENLTWDIFRDTLIEQAEQGVDYFTIHAGVRLPFIPLTIDRVTGIVSRGGSIMAKWCLYHHKENFLYEYFDEICDIARTYDVSLSLGDGLRPGSIADANDEAQFAELKTLGELTKIAWEKDVQVMIEGPGHVPMHKIKENMEQQLALCHEAPFYTLGPLTTDIAPGYDHITSAIGAAMIGWFGTAMLCYVTPKEHLGLPDKNDVKTGVITYKIAAHAADLAKGLPRAQLRDDALSRARFDFRWYDQFNLSLDPDTARAFHDETMPKEAHKLTHFCSMCGPKFCSMRISHDIRDAVETKKVKDEGMVAMAEQYRKNGDLYIEAVPAKKEIVNG is encoded by the coding sequence GTGCAAAAAAACACTCCATCAGTTAGTTGCAGTCCCTTTCCCGCATCACGCAAAATTTATCAACAAAGTCCTCTTTTTACTAATGTGCGTGTACCATTACGTGAGATTTCACTGACAGATGGCTGTGATGAAAAATCTTTAAACGTCTACGATACTTCAGGACCTTATACCGATAAAGATACTGTCATTGATATCACTAAAGGACTTCCTGCAATCAGTAAACCTTGGTTGTCTGAACGTGCTGATACTGAATCTTACCCTGCTCGATTAGTCAAACCTGAAGATAATGGCTATACTCATGATAATAACCTTACACCAGCTTTTGAACAAAAGCGACCCATTTTGCGTGCAAAAAATGGAAAAACAATTACACAGATGGCTTATGCACGTGCAGGTATTATTACTGCAGAAATGGAATATGTTGCTATCCGTGAAAATGAAGGTCTAACAGAACCAGACCAACAGAAAACAGCATTAAATGAGGCATTTAGTGCATCAATACCAGAAACCTATACTGCAGAATTTGTGCGCAATGAAGTCGCTTGCGGACGAGCTATCATTCCTAAAAATATCAATCATCCAGAATGCGAACCAATGATTATTGGGCGCAATTTTCGTGTTAAAATTAATGCCAATATCGGCAATTCAGCAATCACTTCATCTATGGCAGAAGAAGTTGAAAAAATGGTTTGGGCCATTCGCTGGGGAGCAGATACAGTTATGGATCTTTCAACAGGGCGTAACATTCATAATATTCGCGAGTGGATTATTCGAAATTCCCCAGTTCCCATTGGAACCGTTCCAATTTACCAAGCGCTCGAAAAAGTGCACGGTATTGCTGAAAATTTAACATGGGATATTTTTCGCGATACCCTCATTGAACAAGCTGAACAAGGTGTTGACTACTTTACTATTCATGCAGGAGTAAGATTACCTTTCATTCCACTTACTATTGATCGCGTAACAGGTATTGTTTCACGTGGTGGGTCTATTATGGCTAAGTGGTGTCTGTATCACCACAAAGAAAATTTTTTATATGAATATTTTGATGAAATTTGTGATATTGCGCGTACATATGATGTTTCTCTTTCATTGGGTGACGGATTGCGTCCTGGTTCTATTGCTGATGCTAATGATGAAGCTCAATTTGCTGAACTTAAGACTTTAGGAGAGTTAACAAAAATTGCTTGGGAAAAAGACGTACAAGTTATGATCGAAGGACCTGGTCATGTACCAATGCATAAAATTAAAGAAAATATGGAACAACAACTAGCTCTTTGTCATGAAGCACCCTTTTATACCTTAGGCCCCCTTACAACTGACATTGCCCCTGGATATGACCATATTACATCAGCAATTGGAGCTGCTATGATCGGTTGGTTTGGAACTGCCATGCTTTGCTATGTAACACCTAAAGAGCATCTAGGATTACCCGACAAAAATGATGTAAAAACTGGTGTTATCACTTATAAAATTGCTGCTCATGCTGCTGATCTTGCTAAAGGTCTTCCGAGAGCTCAATTGCGTGATGACGCTCTTTCGCGTGCACGGTTTGATTTTCGCTGGTATGATCAATTTAATCTCTCACTTGATCCAGATACAGCGCGCGCTTTTCACGATGAAACAATGCCTAAAGAAGCACATAAATTGACCCATTTTTGTTCTATGTGTGGACCAAAATTCTGCTCAATGCGCATTTCTCATGATATCCGTGATGCAGTAGAAACAAAAAAAGTAAAAGATGAAGGCATGGTCGCCATGGCCGAACAATATCGAAAGAACGGCGATCTTTATATAGAAGCTGTTCCTGCAAAAAAAGAAATAGTAAACGGTTGA
- a CDS encoding hydroxymethylpyrimidine/phosphomethylpyrimidine kinase has protein sequence MALIPSILIVAGTDPTGGAGIVRDIETAAFLQTKANLAITCVNVQDDNHVAKIVPMSGEFVGAQMRVALEANPIRAIKIGMTGTQEIIMAICNVLEDYSHIPVVFDPVLTASSGGKLTTEKTTEIMLNKLLPHIELLTPNMEELAFLSQNPLASNCEEAIQQAKKLLSFGPRHILIKGGHADGTLATDILIDKTQVTNISAPRLKGEMRGTGCILSSAITAHLAFNKSITTAVKKSKEYLYTLLSNHSQKDR, from the coding sequence ATGGCGTTAATTCCTTCTATTCTTATTGTTGCTGGTACTGATCCAACAGGTGGTGCTGGCATTGTTCGCGATATAGAGACAGCTGCATTTTTACAAACAAAAGCAAATTTAGCAATCACCTGTGTTAATGTGCAAGACGACAACCACGTTGCTAAAATTGTTCCTATGAGTGGAGAATTTGTTGGCGCACAAATGCGAGTAGCCCTAGAAGCCAACCCTATACGTGCAATCAAAATCGGGATGACAGGTACTCAAGAAATTATAATGGCAATCTGCAATGTATTAGAAGATTATTCCCATATTCCTGTTGTTTTTGATCCTGTTCTCACTGCCTCATCAGGAGGAAAACTTACAACAGAAAAAACTACAGAAATTATGCTTAATAAACTGCTTCCTCATATTGAACTTTTAACACCTAATATGGAAGAATTAGCTTTTCTTAGCCAAAATCCACTGGCTTCTAATTGTGAAGAAGCAATACAACAAGCCAAAAAACTTCTTTCATTTGGTCCACGCCATATATTGATAAAAGGTGGACATGCGGACGGCACCCTTGCAACTGACATTTTAATTGATAAAACCCAAGTAACAAATATTTCCGCCCCACGTTTAAAAGGAGAAATGCGTGGAACAGGTTGCATCCTTTCAAGTGCCATTACCGCGCATTTGGCATTCAACAAATCTATAACGACAGCTGTAAAAAAATCAAAAGAGTATCTTTATACATTACTTTCAAACCATTCTCAAAAAGATCGTTAA
- a CDS encoding FAD-dependent oxidoreductase: MKNILVKGAGIGGLTVAFMLQQKGAIVTVSAPLHSPIGTASWYAGGMLAPYCERESSEPIVEDLGIQGVQWWKEIFPEIVIQKGTLVIAPTRDITELKRFSVCTNSHKTIEGPEIARLEPDLAERFNCALFYENEAHIDPRKILITLKEILIKNGACFVDTGVPEKNFDIIIDATGIARLGKDKNIRGVRGEMLLIRSTDIQISRPIRLLHPRIPLYIVPRENNIFMIGATMIESDFNGAISARSMMEFLNAAYTLHPAFAEAEIIESGVGVRPCYPNNLPCVNRHGNYISINGFYRHGFLLSPEMAKQAVKLALE; this comes from the coding sequence TTGAAAAATATTCTTGTAAAAGGCGCAGGTATAGGCGGTTTAACGGTTGCCTTTATGTTACAACAAAAAGGTGCAATTGTTACCGTATCTGCTCCCCTACATTCGCCCATAGGGACTGCAAGCTGGTATGCAGGAGGTATGCTAGCACCTTATTGTGAAAGGGAAAGCTCTGAACCAATTGTCGAAGATCTTGGCATACAAGGTGTACAATGGTGGAAGGAAATATTCCCCGAAATTGTGATACAAAAAGGCACTTTAGTCATTGCACCCACACGAGATATCACAGAACTTAAACGATTTTCAGTATGCACCAATAGTCATAAAACCATAGAAGGTCCAGAAATAGCTCGTCTTGAACCTGACCTTGCGGAACGTTTTAATTGTGCACTTTTTTATGAAAATGAAGCGCATATTGACCCCCGTAAAATACTGATTACTTTAAAAGAAATCCTTATAAAAAACGGGGCATGTTTTGTTGATACAGGAGTACCTGAAAAGAATTTTGATATTATTATTGATGCAACAGGAATAGCGCGTTTAGGAAAAGATAAAAATATACGTGGAGTACGCGGCGAGATGCTTTTAATACGCAGCACAGATATTCAAATTTCTCGCCCCATTCGTCTTCTTCACCCACGTATTCCACTCTATATCGTTCCCCGAGAAAATAATATTTTTATGATTGGAGCAACAATGATTGAAAGTGACTTTAATGGTGCAATTTCGGCAAGATCAATGATGGAATTTCTTAATGCTGCCTATACTTTGCATCCTGCTTTTGCAGAAGCAGAAATTATAGAATCTGGCGTCGGTGTACGTCCGTGCTATCCTAATAATTTACCTTGCGTTAACAGACATGGTAACTATATTTCTATTAATGGTTTTTATAGACATGGTTTTCTTTTGTCTCCAGAAATGGCAAAACAAGCAGTAAAACTAGCATTGGAATAA
- a CDS encoding thiazole synthase, whose product MLNFYGSQFSSRLLLGTARYPSPAILREAIRKSDTEIVTVSLRRETAGGKQGGQFWQFLKELNVTILPNTAGCYTVKEAVTTAQLARDLFKTPWIKLEVTGNSDTLQPNVFALVEAAKILNSEGFQIFAYTTDDLIVAEKLLEAGCRVIMPWCAPIGSAKGPCNTDGLRSIRAYLPDLTLVIDAGIGRPSHAAIAMELGYDAVLLNTAVAKAGDPVLMAEAFSQAIKAGRMGYKAGILEARNVAVPSTPVIGQAVFS is encoded by the coding sequence ATGTTGAATTTTTATGGATCTCAGTTTTCTTCCCGCCTTTTACTGGGAACAGCTCGATATCCTTCACCAGCAATCCTTCGTGAAGCCATTCGTAAATCTGACACAGAAATTGTGACAGTTTCATTACGTCGAGAAACTGCAGGCGGAAAACAAGGTGGACAATTTTGGCAGTTTCTAAAAGAACTTAATGTAACAATACTTCCTAATACTGCTGGTTGTTACACCGTCAAAGAAGCTGTTACCACAGCCCAATTAGCACGAGATCTCTTTAAAACACCTTGGATTAAGCTCGAAGTTACCGGTAATTCGGATACATTACAGCCAAATGTTTTTGCCTTAGTCGAAGCAGCAAAAATTCTAAATAGTGAAGGATTTCAAATTTTTGCCTATACAACAGATGATCTCATTGTAGCTGAAAAACTCTTAGAAGCTGGCTGCCGTGTCATTATGCCTTGGTGTGCTCCTATTGGATCTGCTAAAGGCCCCTGTAACACTGACGGGTTGCGTTCTATCCGTGCTTACTTGCCTGATCTTACTCTTGTTATTGATGCAGGTATCGGACGACCATCGCACGCCGCTATTGCTATGGAACTTGGCTATGATGCAGTATTGCTCAACACTGCTGTTGCCAAAGCAGGTGATCCTGTATTAATGGCTGAAGCATTTTCTCAAGCTATTAAGGCAGGACGTATGGGTTATAAAGCAGGAATTCTTGAAGCACGTAACGTAGCTGTGCCTTCAACACCAGTTATTGGACAAGCAGTATTTTCATGA
- a CDS encoding uracil-DNA glycosylase: MSEQTQCLISYEELLSFYKESGVDAALNDTPIDRFSQSVILEQKSKQAIDIIHHKQTSQPIKLHNKPPHNLDNKTHNTLSAIEMANSAQTLDELKSALLAFNGCSLKLTAKNTCFSDGTAGSPLMLIGEAPGRDEDIQGLPFVGKAGMLLNKILASIGLTRKNVYIANTVPWRPPGNRTPTPREVALCRPFIERQIQLANPRVLIALGGTAAQFLTGAQSGIIRIRGKWHIYESANNIKIPVMPTFHPAYLLRTPSQKKLTWMDFLEVKDRLNNLL, from the coding sequence ATGTCAGAACAAACTCAATGTTTAATCTCATATGAAGAATTATTAAGCTTTTATAAAGAAAGTGGTGTAGATGCTGCGCTTAATGATACGCCAATTGACCGTTTTAGCCAATCTGTCATTTTAGAGCAAAAATCAAAACAAGCAATTGACATTATCCATCATAAACAAACTTCACAGCCTATAAAACTGCATAACAAGCCACCGCATAACCTTGACAATAAAACACATAACACGCTTTCAGCCATAGAGATGGCAAATAGTGCTCAAACACTTGACGAATTAAAATCTGCCCTCCTCGCTTTTAATGGTTGCTCATTAAAACTGACAGCTAAAAACACCTGTTTTTCAGATGGAACAGCAGGAAGTCCACTTATGCTTATAGGAGAAGCACCAGGACGAGACGAAGATATACAAGGACTTCCGTTCGTTGGAAAAGCAGGAATGTTACTTAACAAAATATTGGCATCTATTGGCCTAACTAGAAAAAATGTTTACATAGCAAACACTGTTCCATGGCGTCCACCTGGAAACCGCACACCAACACCAAGAGAAGTCGCATTATGCCGCCCCTTTATTGAACGGCAAATTCAGTTGGCTAATCCTCGTGTTCTTATTGCGCTAGGAGGAACTGCTGCACAATTTCTTACAGGGGCTCAAAGTGGAATTATCCGCATAAGGGGAAAATGGCACATCTATGAGAGTGCAAATAACATTAAAATACCTGTTATGCCAACTTTTCATCCTGCTTATCTTTTACGAACCCCTAGTCAAAAAAAACTTACATGGATGGATTTTCTAGAAGTAAAAGACCGTCTTAATAATCTTTTATAA